In Microbacterium laevaniformans, a single window of DNA contains:
- a CDS encoding aconitate hydratase → MSTVDSFGAKSTLTVGGTDYEIYRIDTVAGYEKLPFSLKVLLENLLRTEDGANVTKSQIEALGNWDADAEPDTEIQFTPARVVMQDFTGVPCIVDLATMREAVTALGGDPAKINPLSPAEMVIDHSVIADLFGTENALERNVEIEYERNGERYQFLRWGQTAFDDFKVVPPGTGIVHQVNIEHLAKVIYDRTGRDGVLRAYPDTCVGTDSHTTMVNGLGVLGWGVGGIEAEAAMLGQPVSMLIPRVVGFKLTGDIPAGVTATDVVLTITDMLRKHGVVGKFVEFYGAGVASVPLANRATIGNMSPEFGSTAAIFPIDDVTLDYLRLTGRDEQAVALVEAYAKEQKLWHDADSEPVFSEYMELDLSSVVPSIAGPKRPQDRILLSEAKSQFEKDIVNYTTPSVSNSIVDLDSIHSFPASDPGSTPGEEEPATRDVRISSGAPAAASNPVPVTSPAGDSYLLDNGAVTLAAITSCTNTSNPSVMIAAGLLARKARNKGLKQKPWVKTTLGPGSKVVTDYYEKSGLDKDLEGLGFYTVGYGCTICIGNSGPLIEEVSAAINENDLAVTAVLSGNRNFEGRISPDVKMNYLASPPLVVAYALAGSMHFDFETDPLGKDSEGNDVFLKDIWPSPDEVQEVIDSSISRDQFIKQYATVFDGDERWTSLPTPEGPIFEWDADSTYVRKAPYFEGMSMDLTPVTDIHGARVMATLGDSVTTDHISPAGNIKAGTPAAQYLTEHGVAQKDFNSYGSRRGNHEVMIRGTFANIRLKNELVAAVNDGQIVEGGFTRDFTQEGGPQSYIFDACENYRAEGTPLVVFGGKEYGSGSSRDWAAKGTSLLGVKAVITESFERIHRSNLIGMGVVPLQFPEGQSWKSLGLDGTEIVSIEGLEKLNEGVTPKTVKVTAAPSEFSPEGKETIVFDAKVRIDTPGEADYYRNGGILQYVLRSLV, encoded by the coding sequence GTGTCCACTGTTGACAGCTTCGGAGCCAAGAGCACCCTCACGGTCGGTGGCACCGACTACGAGATCTACCGGATCGACACCGTTGCCGGGTACGAGAAGCTCCCGTTCAGCCTGAAGGTGCTGCTCGAGAACCTCCTTCGCACCGAGGACGGCGCCAACGTCACGAAGTCGCAGATCGAGGCCCTCGGCAACTGGGATGCCGATGCGGAGCCCGATACCGAGATCCAGTTCACCCCGGCGCGCGTCGTGATGCAGGACTTCACCGGCGTGCCCTGCATCGTCGATCTCGCCACCATGCGCGAGGCCGTCACGGCCCTCGGTGGCGACCCGGCGAAGATCAACCCGCTGTCGCCGGCCGAGATGGTCATCGACCACTCCGTCATCGCCGACCTTTTCGGCACCGAGAACGCACTCGAGCGCAACGTCGAGATCGAGTACGAGCGCAACGGCGAGCGTTACCAGTTCCTGCGCTGGGGCCAGACCGCGTTCGACGACTTCAAGGTCGTCCCGCCGGGAACCGGCATCGTCCACCAGGTGAACATCGAGCACCTCGCGAAGGTCATCTACGACCGCACGGGCCGCGACGGCGTGCTGCGCGCCTACCCCGACACCTGTGTGGGCACCGACTCGCACACCACCATGGTCAACGGCCTCGGCGTGCTCGGCTGGGGCGTGGGTGGCATCGAGGCCGAGGCCGCCATGCTCGGTCAGCCCGTCTCGATGCTCATCCCGCGCGTCGTCGGCTTCAAGCTGACCGGCGACATCCCCGCCGGCGTGACGGCGACGGACGTCGTGCTCACCATCACCGACATGCTGCGCAAGCACGGCGTGGTCGGCAAGTTCGTGGAGTTCTACGGCGCGGGCGTCGCTTCGGTACCGCTGGCCAACCGCGCCACCATCGGCAACATGAGCCCGGAGTTCGGCTCGACGGCCGCGATCTTCCCCATCGACGACGTCACACTCGACTACCTGCGCCTCACCGGTCGCGACGAGCAGGCGGTGGCCCTCGTCGAGGCGTACGCCAAGGAGCAGAAGCTCTGGCACGACGCCGACAGCGAGCCCGTGTTCAGCGAGTACATGGAGCTCGACCTGTCCTCGGTCGTCCCCTCCATCGCCGGGCCCAAGCGCCCGCAGGACCGCATCCTGCTCAGCGAGGCCAAGTCGCAGTTCGAGAAGGACATCGTCAACTACACCACCCCGTCGGTGTCCAACTCGATCGTCGACCTCGACTCGATCCACTCGTTCCCGGCATCCGACCCGGGCTCCACCCCGGGCGAGGAGGAGCCCGCGACGCGCGACGTACGCATCTCCAGCGGCGCCCCCGCCGCGGCATCCAACCCGGTGCCGGTCACGTCGCCCGCGGGCGACTCCTACCTGCTCGACAACGGCGCGGTGACACTCGCCGCGATCACCTCGTGCACCAACACGTCGAACCCGTCGGTGATGATCGCCGCCGGCTTGCTCGCCCGCAAGGCGCGCAACAAGGGCCTCAAGCAGAAGCCGTGGGTGAAGACGACGCTCGGCCCCGGTTCCAAGGTCGTCACCGATTACTACGAGAAGTCCGGCCTCGACAAGGACCTCGAAGGCCTCGGCTTCTACACGGTCGGCTACGGCTGCACCATCTGCATCGGCAACTCCGGACCTCTCATCGAAGAGGTCTCGGCGGCGATCAACGAGAACGATCTCGCCGTCACGGCCGTGCTGTCGGGCAACCGCAACTTCGAGGGCCGCATCAGCCCCGACGTGAAGATGAACTACCTCGCCTCGCCGCCCCTCGTCGTCGCCTATGCCCTCGCCGGCTCGATGCACTTCGACTTCGAGACCGACCCGCTCGGGAAGGACTCGGAGGGCAACGACGTGTTCCTCAAGGACATCTGGCCCTCGCCGGACGAGGTCCAGGAGGTCATCGACTCGTCGATCTCGCGCGACCAGTTCATCAAGCAGTACGCCACCGTGTTCGACGGTGACGAGCGCTGGACGAGCCTGCCCACCCCCGAGGGCCCCATCTTCGAGTGGGATGCCGATTCGACGTACGTGCGCAAGGCGCCGTACTTCGAGGGCATGTCCATGGACCTGACCCCGGTCACGGACATCCACGGCGCTCGGGTGATGGCGACCCTCGGCGACTCGGTCACCACCGACCACATCTCGCCCGCGGGGAACATCAAGGCCGGCACGCCCGCCGCGCAGTACCTCACCGAGCACGGTGTCGCACAGAAGGACTTCAACTCCTACGGCTCGCGTCGTGGCAACCACGAGGTCATGATCCGCGGCACGTTCGCCAACATCCGCCTCAAGAACGAGCTGGTCGCCGCGGTCAACGACGGTCAGATCGTCGAAGGCGGCTTCACCCGTGACTTCACGCAGGAGGGCGGCCCGCAGTCGTACATCTTCGACGCGTGCGAGAACTACCGCGCCGAAGGCACCCCGCTCGTCGTCTTCGGTGGCAAGGAGTACGGCTCGGGCTCATCGCGCGACTGGGCCGCGAAGGGCACGTCGCTGCTGGGCGTCAAGGCGGTCATCACCGAGAGCTTCGAGCGCATCCACCGCTCCAACCTCATCGGCATGGGCGTCGTGCCGCTGCAGTTCCCCGAGGGCCAGAGCTGGAAGTCGCTGGGCCTGGACGGCACCGAGATCGTCTCGATCGAGGGCCTCGAGAAGCTCAACGAGGGCGTCACCCCGAAGACCGTGAAGGTCACGGCGGCCCCCAGCGAGTTCTCGCCGGAAGGCAAGGAGACGATCGTCTTCGACGCCAAGGTGCGCATCGACACCCCCGGTGAGGCGGACTACTACCGCAACGGCGGCATCCTCCAGTACGTGCTGCGTTCGCTGGTCTGA